A segment of the Egicoccus sp. AB-alg6-2 genome:
GGATGTGCGCCGGCGCGCTGACGGCCATCGTCAACGCCGCGAACGCCGTGCGGGTCGGGGCGCAGGACCTCGTTCTGGCCGGTGGTGTCGAACACATGGGTCACCATCCCATGGGCGACGAGGTCGACCCCAACCCGCGCTTCCTGTCCGACCGGCTGGTCGACCCCTCGGCGCTCGTGATGGGCAACACGGCCGAGAACCTGCACGACGTCTATCCCGAGGTCACCCGCGAACGTTGCGACGCCTACGCCCTGGGGTCACAGGAGCGCGTGGGCAAGGCCCGCGCGGACGGCGTCTTCGACGCGCACGTCGTGCCCGCGACGGTGTGGTCGGCGCAGGACGGCTGGCGGGTCGTACGCGAGGACGAGCATCCCCGGCCCGGCACGACCATGGAGGACCTGCAGCAGCTGCGTTCGCCATTCCGCGCAGGCGGTTACGTCACGGCCGGCAACGCGGCTGGTCTCAACGACGGTGCCGGTGGCGTGCTGCTCGCCTCGAAGCGCGCGGTGGAGGAGTACGGCCTGGCGCCCACCATGCGCCTGCGCGACTACGCCTTCGTCGGCGTCGAGCCCGAGACGATGGGGTCGGGGCCGATCCCCGCCACCGAGAGGCTCCTGCAGCGCACCGGCCTCGCCATCGACGACCTCGACGTCATCGACATGAACGAGGCGTTCGCCGTCCAGTGCGTCGCCTTCCTCGACCACTTCGGCCTTCCGCTCGACGCGCCCCACGTCAACCCCTACGGCGGCGCGATCGCGATGGGCCACCCCCTGGCGTTCTCCGGTGCGCGGCTGGCGATGGAGGTCGCGACCTACTTCCAACGCAACCCCGACGCACGCCTCGGCCTGACCACGATGTGCGTCGGCCTCGGTATGGGTGCCGCCGTGCTGTGGGAGCGGGTGTGACGCACAGCGCCCCACGGCCAGGAACGACTTCGCAGGAGCGACCCATGAGCGACGACGTCCACACCCGCTTCAAGCTGACCTACACCGACGCCCCTCGCGCCGGCCGGCTCGCGATCCTCACGATGGACAACGGGCGCGACTACACCAAGCCCAACACGTTCGGCGCCCAGGCGCTGCAATCGTTGTCGGCGGCGCTGGACGAACTGGCGACGCAGACCGACGTCAAAGGGCTGCTGCTGACCGGCAAGCCGTTCATCTTCGCCGTCGGGGCCGACCTGACCCAGTTCGCGGGCATGGACGCCGAGGGCGCGCGCGCCGGTGGCGAGGGCGGTCACGAGGTGTTCGCCCGCCTGATGGCGTTGCCGTTCCCCACGCTCGCGGCGATCAACGGCGCGTGCATGGGCGGCGGGCTCGAGATCGCGCTGCACTGTGATTACCGGACCGTGTCGACCGGTGCCGCGGCGATCGCGTTCCCCGAGGTCTTCCTGTCGATCGTGCCGGGCTGGGGCGGTACCCAGTTGGCGCCGAGGATCGTGGGCGCGCAGAACGCGGTCGACGCGATCGTGGTCAACGCGCTCGACAACAACAAGATGATGAAGCCGAAGGAAGCGTTCGAGCGCGGGTTCGCCGACCGCCTCATCGACTCCGCCGTGTTCCTCGACGACTCCATCGCCCTGCTCGAACGCCTCGTCACCGGCGAGGAGACCATCGTGCGCGAGGTCGATGCGACGGTGGGCCTGGACGAAGCACTCGCCAACGCCCGCGCGTTCGCCGACGCCAAGGTCCACGGCGCGACCCGGGCCCCCTATCTCGCCCTCGAACTGATCGAGTTCGCCGCGCGTGGCGGGGACCTGGCCGAAGGGCGTGCGCGCGAGGCCGAAGCGCTCGCGACGTTGTTGCCGGCCCACCAGGCACAGGCGTCGGTGTACGCGTTCGACCTGGTCCAGAACCGGGCCAAGAAGCAGCCCTGGCGCCCGGACGCACGGCCGCGCCGCCTGCAGAAGATCGCCGTCGTCGGTGCGGGGCTGATGGGCGCGCAACTCGGCGCGCTCCACCTGCAACGGCTGGAACTGCCGCTCGTGATGAAGGACATCGACGAGGGCGTCCTCGGCCGTTGTCGCGACCACATCGAAGGCGAACTCGACAAGCAGGTGGCGAAGGGCCGGATGAAGGCCGGCAAGGCCAGCTTCCTCAAGGGGCTGGTGACCTACACCACCTCGTACGAGGACGTCCGCGGCGCCGACTGGGTCATCGAGGCCGTGCTCGAGCGCATGGACCTCAAGCAGGCCATCTTCGGCGACCTCGAGGCGGTGCTCGACGACGGCGCGATCCTGGCCACCAACACCTCGTCGCTGTCGGTCGGGGAGATGGCCGGGAAGCTGTCGCACCCCGAGCGGGTGGTCGGCTTCCACTTCTTCAACCCCGTCGCCGTCCTGCCCCTCGTCGAGGTGATCAAGCCCGAAGGCGTGGCCGACAAGGCCATGGCGACGGCGTTCGACGTGGCCAAGAAGCTGAAGAAGACGGCCGTCCAGTGCGCCGACCGGCCGGCGTTTATCGTCAACCGGCTGCTGTCACGGTTCAACGGCACGGCGGTGACTGCACTGCGGCACGGCAACGACTTCCGGCAGATCGACGAGGCCGTCAAGGGTCTCGGGCTCCCGATGGGGCCGTTCGAGCTGTTCGGCCTGGTCGGGCTGAAAGTCGCCTTCCACACGGCGCAGACGCTCGCGGACGCGTTCCCGGACCGGTTCGTGATCGACGACAACTTCCGGGCGATCGCCGACAGCGACCTGCCGGGGATCTACGACTGGTCCGCCGGCGGCGAGGTGTACGCCGGGATCCGCGACCTGGTCCAGGTCGACGCCGGGGCGACCCCGCTCACCGACGACGAGATCCGCCGGATGGCGCTGGAGGCCGCCGCCGACGAATGCGGACGGATGCTCAACGACGGCACCGTCGCCGACGCGCGTGACATCGACACGGGGATGATCATGGGGGCCGGCTTCCCGTTCTTCATGGGCGGGCTGTGCCGACACCTCGACCAGACCGGCATCAGCGAGCGCGTCCTCGGCCGCACCCTCATCACCCCCGAGGACCACGCCCAACGCTGACCCCCGCACCAACGTGGAAGGGTGCATCCTGACGCGCAAATGCCCGAGTCAGGATGCACGCTTCCGCGCGCGTGAGGCGAGCACGGCGGACAGCAGCACGACGAAGTCGTCCCACTCGCGGTGGAACATCTCCCACGTCAACGGCAACACCACCCACTGGTCGGTCGCCGCGATGGCATTCTGTCGAGCGACGTCGCGCCGGAGTTGCGTCACCGTCGAGTGAAAGCTGAAACCGAGGCATTCGACGGCGACGCCCAGCGCCGACCAGACGATGTCGAGACGGCGGACGCCGTCACGCGTGGCGACCTCGCCTTGCTGCCCATCCGGTTCCAGACCCGCCTCCTTCAGGCGCGCGACGACACGGTGCTCGAAGCCCGAGTCCGAGCCATCGTCGGCGAGCAGCGAGACGACCCGGCGCAGCTGTGCCCGTCCGCGGAATCGGCGGTCGCGTTGCAGCAGCGCCGCAGCCTCCGACAACGCCATCCGACGCCGCAGACGCACGTCGATCGCGACGTTGGTGAGCGTCGTTTCGTCGGCCAAGCCCGCCAACTCGCGCAGCAGTCGGACCTGGGTCACGACCTCGAGGCCGTCGACCACGGTGACGTCACCACTGGGCAGCTGGCGGTAGCGGCGCGTGGTGACGCGGTCTCCCTCGACGGCGGCGACGCCAACTGGTCGCAGCAGCTCGAGCTTGGTCGGCGCGGCGCGCCGGAGTCCATGGAGTGCGGCCGCGGACCAGCCCGTGACCACGCTGCGCGGGTACGCCAACAGCGCTGCCTGCAGACGTGCCTGCAGGGTCTCCGCAACGCCCGGCAGCAGCCAGCAGCCGGGCGCCAGCTCGGACCAGCTCTCGCGGCAGGCGCGTGACGCCAAGGTCGATGGCGACAGACCGGCGTCCCGCGCACAGACACGCGAGACCACGCCGTGTTGTCGGCCAGCGATCGTGTGCAGCGCGCTCCAGGTCATGCCGGCAGCATCGCGGTGGTGAACCGCCTGCGGTGATCCGGCGCGTTTCGGACCGTGGATGAGCCCGGCCGAGTGCATGCGTGCATCCCGCCCTGACTCTGTGCGCGTCAGGATGCACGAATCCGGCGGGAGCCGCGAAAACGTCCGGCCGGCGCGTCTGCGCCGGCCGGACGGAATCATCGCGGTGGGGTCAGCGGTCGGTGACGGGGACGTAGTCGCGTTCGCCTTCGCCGACGTAGAGCTGGCGAGGACGCACGATGGCCTGTTCGTCGTCGAGCAGGTTCTCCTGCCAGTGGGCCAGCCAACCGGGGATACGCCCCATGGCGAACAACACCGGGAACATCGAGGTCGGGAACCCCATCGCCTGGTAGATGATGCCCGAGTAGAAGTCGACGTTGGGGTAGAGCTTGCGCTCGACGAAGTAGTCGTCTTCGAGGGCGATCTTCTCGAGCTCGACGGCGATGTCGAGCAGCTCGTTGCGGCCCGTGACCTCGAACACGTCGTGGGCGAGCTGGCGGATCACCTTCGCGCGCGGGTCGTAGTTCTTGTAGACGCGGTGGCCGAAGCCCATGAGGCGGAACTTGCCCTCCTTGGCGGCGGCGACGTAGTCCGGGATCTGGTCGACCGAACCGATCTCCTCGAGCATCGTGAGCACGGCCTCGTTGGCACCGCCGTGCTTGGGGCCGTAGAGGGCGGCGGTCGCGCCTGCGGCGGCCGAGTACGGGTCGGCGTCCGACGACCCGATGGTCCGCATCGTCGTGGTCGAGCAGTTCTGCTCGTGGTCGGCGTGCAGGATCAGCAGCACGTCCATGGCCCGCTCGAGCACCGGGTCCGGCTCGTACTTGAGCTCGGTCGTCTTCCACATCATGTTGAGGAAGTTGCCGGCGAACGTGAGGTCGTTGTCGGGGTAGGCGTAACGCATCCCGATCGAGTGCCGGTAGGCGAACGCGGCCAGGGTCGGGAACTTCGCGATCAACCGCACGATCTGCTTGTGACGGTTGTCGGCGTCGCCGATGTCCTTCGCCTCGGGGTAGAACGTCGAGAGCGCACCGACCGTGGACACCAGCATCCCCATGGGATGGGCGTCGTGGTGGAACCCGTCCATGAACTGCTTGATGTTCTCGTGGATGAAGGTGTGGTGGGTGATCTCGTAGACCCAGTCGTCGTACTGCTGCCGGGTCGGAAGTTCGCCGTGCATGAGCAGGTAGGCGACCTCGAGGAACGACGAGCCCTCAGCGAGCTGCTCGATCGGGTAGCCGCGGTAG
Coding sequences within it:
- a CDS encoding acetyl-CoA C-acyltransferase yields the protein MPELDDAYYVDGVRLPIGRAKDTGYYAGTRADDLSVRAIRALLDRNPSVPGERIDDVVWAATAQVGDQGLTLGRSLAILAGLGKQVPGYALDRMCAGALTAIVNAANAVRVGAQDLVLAGGVEHMGHHPMGDEVDPNPRFLSDRLVDPSALVMGNTAENLHDVYPEVTRERCDAYALGSQERVGKARADGVFDAHVVPATVWSAQDGWRVVREDEHPRPGTTMEDLQQLRSPFRAGGYVTAGNAAGLNDGAGGVLLASKRAVEEYGLAPTMRLRDYAFVGVEPETMGSGPIPATERLLQRTGLAIDDLDVIDMNEAFAVQCVAFLDHFGLPLDAPHVNPYGGAIAMGHPLAFSGARLAMEVATYFQRNPDARLGLTTMCVGLGMGAAVLWERV
- a CDS encoding 3-hydroxyacyl-CoA dehydrogenase NAD-binding domain-containing protein, giving the protein MSDDVHTRFKLTYTDAPRAGRLAILTMDNGRDYTKPNTFGAQALQSLSAALDELATQTDVKGLLLTGKPFIFAVGADLTQFAGMDAEGARAGGEGGHEVFARLMALPFPTLAAINGACMGGGLEIALHCDYRTVSTGAAAIAFPEVFLSIVPGWGGTQLAPRIVGAQNAVDAIVVNALDNNKMMKPKEAFERGFADRLIDSAVFLDDSIALLERLVTGEETIVREVDATVGLDEALANARAFADAKVHGATRAPYLALELIEFAARGGDLAEGRAREAEALATLLPAHQAQASVYAFDLVQNRAKKQPWRPDARPRRLQKIAVVGAGLMGAQLGALHLQRLELPLVMKDIDEGVLGRCRDHIEGELDKQVAKGRMKAGKASFLKGLVTYTTSYEDVRGADWVIEAVLERMDLKQAIFGDLEAVLDDGAILATNTSSLSVGEMAGKLSHPERVVGFHFFNPVAVLPLVEVIKPEGVADKAMATAFDVAKKLKKTAVQCADRPAFIVNRLLSRFNGTAVTALRHGNDFRQIDEAVKGLGLPMGPFELFGLVGLKVAFHTAQTLADAFPDRFVIDDNFRAIADSDLPGIYDWSAGGEVYAGIRDLVQVDAGATPLTDDEIRRMALEAAADECGRMLNDGTVADARDIDTGMIMGAGFPFFMGGLCRHLDQTGISERVLGRTLITPEDHAQR
- a CDS encoding citrate synthase, whose translation is MSDTKDTLSITDNRTGRTYEIPVEDRAIRAMDLRQIKVGDDDFGLLSYDPAFKNTANVRSDVTYIDGDAGILRYRGYPIEQLAEGSSFLEVAYLLMHGELPTRQQYDDWVYEITHHTFIHENIKQFMDGFHHDAHPMGMLVSTVGALSTFYPEAKDIGDADNRHKQIVRLIAKFPTLAAFAYRHSIGMRYAYPDNDLTFAGNFLNMMWKTTELKYEPDPVLERAMDVLLILHADHEQNCSTTTMRTIGSSDADPYSAAAGATAALYGPKHGGANEAVLTMLEEIGSVDQIPDYVAAAKEGKFRLMGFGHRVYKNYDPRAKVIRQLAHDVFEVTGRNELLDIAVELEKIALEDDYFVERKLYPNVDFYSGIIYQAMGFPTSMFPVLFAMGRIPGWLAHWQENLLDDEQAIVRPRQLYVGEGERDYVPVTDR